GCTTCACGGCCACCGTCACTTCCTTGCCGTCACGCAGCACATGCATGTCGTAGGTCTTGTTCGGAGCAGAGCGTTCGACGGCGTCGACCAGATCATCGCGATCGACCACGGTCCGACCGTTGAAGTCGAGCACGATGTCGCCGGGCTGCAGCTTGGCTTTCTCGGCCGGGGTGTCTGCCAGCACTTCGAGCACAAGGGCGCCCTTGCCGACGGGGACATTGAACTGGCTGCGGAGTTCGTTCGTGAGTTCCTGCAACTGCACGCCCAGGTACGAGCGTTTCACTTCGCCATGGGCGATCAGCTGTTCGGCCACCCAGCGCACGTTCTGCGAAGGAATGGCGAAGCCGATGCCGTCATAGCCGCCGCTGCGGGACGAGATGGCGGTGTTGATGCCGACCACTTCGCCGTACAGGTTGATCAGCGGGCCCCCGCTGTTGCCGGGGTTAATGGCGGCGTCAGTCTGCAGGTACTGTTCGCGTTCATTGATGCCGGGTCCGCGACCGGTGGCGCTGATGATGCCTGAGGTCACGGTGGTGCCGACGTTAAACGGGTTACCCAGGGCGAGTACCCAGTCGCCGATCTGCATCTGGTTGCTGTCGCCGAGCGTCAATGACGGCAGGGTTTCGTCGCTCTTGATGCGGACGATGGCTACGTCCGAGCGGGGATCGAAGTTCCAGGATTCCGCCTGAATTTCGCGGCCATCCTGCAATTTTACAGTGACAACGTCGGCGCCTTCCACCACATGGCTGTTAGTGAGAATGATCCCTTTGGGGTCGACGATAAAGCCCGAGCCGGCGCCCTGCTGCGGCGGGGCGGCTTGCGGGCCGCCTTGCTGAAAGAACTGTTCGAAGCGGGGATCTTCACCGAAGAACTCGCGGAACATCCGCTCTTCCGGACGCGAGCCGTTACGGCTGCCGCCGCTTG
This genomic stretch from Planctomicrobium piriforme harbors:
- a CDS encoding Do family serine endopeptidase, whose protein sequence is MKVRNNLALLLTTAGGICLGAAAVGVSQPAPPNPALAPAPAHSPEDLSIAFRQVSQRVLPAVVSISTQSKPAQITQAPSGGSRNGSRPEERMFREFFGEDPRFEQFFQQGGPQAAPPQQGAGSGFIVDPKGIILTNSHVVEGADVVTVKLQDGREIQAESWNFDPRSDVAIVRIKSDETLPSLTLGDSNQMQIGDWVLALGNPFNVGTTVTSGIISATGRGPGINEREQYLQTDAAINPGNSGGPLINLYGEVVGINTAISSRSGGYDGIGFAIPSQNVRWVAEQLIAHGEVKRSYLGVQLQELTNELRSQFNVPVGKGALVLEVLADTPAEKAKLQPGDIVLDFNGRTVVDRDDLVDAVERSAPNKTYDMHVLRDGKEVTVAVKLESMPGDYTAALRRARVNDKPTEQAKPDNQEISKLGLEVSELNGELSEQLGLEKDAKGVVVRNVKGSSPAAEAGLQSGDLIQRVGTTIVKSTAEFRDAVNSADLGKGLLLHIKRGKNSAFIVVKNVK